A region of Paenibacillus thiaminolyticus DNA encodes the following proteins:
- the hemA gene encoding glutamyl-tRNA reductase, which yields MHIVVVGMNYRTAPVEIREKFALPEKDWQEAIRQLRNTKSVMECVMVSTCNRTEMYVVVDRLHMCGYFIRSFMEQWFGIPRQQFTPYLYIYEDDQAVEHLFRVTSGLDSMVIGETQILGQIRSAFLFAQREGTTGTWFNTLFKQAITMAKRAHAETNINDNAVSVSYAAVELGKRIFGSFQGKKVLILGAGKMSELTVKHLYSNGAAEVMVVNRTFSRARELAEQFHGRAGTLEDAGKFLRDADIVISSTGAQEYIMTAQDVERVMKLRKSRPLFLIDIAVPRDLDPEIGGVSNVFLYDIDDLEGIVESNLEQRRKEAAKIEAMIASELDEYRQWLKMLGVTPVIRALQTKAERIHQDTLESLFNKLPDLSEREAKLIRRLTKSMLNQMMHDPILQLKELAAEKNGEEALHLFTQLFALEETMVASEPDKGTKRESAALSSRRDEEPERTKPVLSWAAVTW from the coding sequence ATGCACATCGTGGTCGTCGGCATGAATTATCGTACGGCGCCTGTGGAGATACGGGAGAAGTTCGCGCTGCCGGAGAAGGATTGGCAAGAGGCCATCCGGCAACTGCGGAACACGAAGAGCGTCATGGAATGCGTGATGGTGTCGACATGCAACCGCACTGAAATGTACGTTGTCGTCGATCGTCTGCATATGTGCGGTTATTTCATCCGCAGCTTCATGGAGCAATGGTTCGGAATTCCAAGGCAGCAATTTACGCCTTACTTATATATATATGAAGACGATCAAGCGGTGGAGCATTTGTTCCGGGTCACATCGGGTCTCGATTCGATGGTTATCGGCGAGACACAGATCTTGGGGCAGATTCGTTCGGCCTTTTTGTTCGCGCAGCGGGAAGGAACGACCGGCACCTGGTTCAATACGCTGTTCAAGCAGGCCATTACGATGGCCAAGCGGGCCCATGCCGAGACGAACATCAATGACAATGCGGTCTCGGTCAGCTATGCCGCGGTCGAGCTGGGCAAGCGCATTTTCGGCTCCTTCCAGGGCAAGAAGGTATTGATTCTCGGAGCGGGCAAGATGAGCGAGTTGACCGTTAAGCATCTGTATTCGAACGGCGCGGCCGAAGTGATGGTCGTGAACCGCACGTTCTCGCGCGCCCGGGAGCTGGCCGAGCAATTCCATGGCCGGGCCGGGACGCTAGAGGATGCCGGGAAGTTCCTCCGAGACGCGGATATTGTAATCAGTTCGACCGGAGCCCAGGAGTACATCATGACGGCCCAGGATGTGGAGCGGGTGATGAAGCTGCGCAAATCGCGTCCCCTCTTCCTGATTGACATCGCCGTGCCGCGGGATCTCGATCCCGAGATCGGCGGCGTGTCGAATGTGTTCCTGTACGACATCGATGATCTGGAAGGCATCGTGGAGAGCAATCTGGAGCAGCGCCGCAAGGAAGCCGCCAAGATTGAAGCGATGATTGCCAGCGAGCTGGATGAATATCGCCAATGGCTGAAGATGCTTGGCGTGACGCCGGTCATCCGCGCCCTGCAGACGAAGGCGGAGCGTATCCATCAAGATACGCTGGAGAGCCTGTTCAACAAGCTTCCGGACTTGTCCGAGCGGGAGGCGAAGCTGATTCGCCGTCTCACGAAGAGCATGCTGAACCAGATGATGCATGATCCGATCTTGCAGCTGAAGGAGCTTGCTGCAGAGAAGAACGGGGAAGAGGCGCTTCATCTGTTTACCCAACTGTTCGCCCTGGAAGAGACGATGGTTGCTTCTGAGCCGGACAAGGGAACGAAGCGGGAATCTGCCGCGCTTTCCTCCCGGCGCGATGAAGAGCCGGAACGAACCAAGCCGGTTCTGTCATGGGCCGCGGTAACTTGGTAG
- a CDS encoding S-adenosylmethionine decarboxylase: MRPRQFRTGPVLAVLLFLLVLWPAIQLYGMLKPSHTSSDPLTMLYEVAQFQISLWQGTMQEAKRYESTAPLNKVKLVAYSANYTHERLVRAVGGDRLAPLPGLSRFVEFITVLQISGDRQLTDLEREVLEQAAAIAPQLSDCYSGLLHSSGKIIGSKNEALQAADQRLAETLEHYFHPE, translated from the coding sequence ATGAGACCACGCCAATTTCGGACCGGCCCTGTCCTGGCCGTATTATTGTTTTTGCTCGTTCTGTGGCCTGCCATCCAGTTGTATGGAATGTTGAAGCCGTCCCACACTTCATCCGATCCGCTAACGATGCTGTATGAGGTTGCCCAGTTCCAGATTAGCTTATGGCAAGGAACGATGCAGGAGGCGAAGCGGTACGAGTCGACCGCTCCGCTGAATAAAGTGAAACTGGTCGCCTATTCGGCCAACTATACACATGAACGGCTTGTCCGGGCAGTTGGCGGCGACCGGCTGGCCCCGCTTCCCGGTCTAAGCCGGTTCGTCGAATTCATCACGGTCCTGCAGATTAGCGGCGATCGGCAATTGACCGATCTGGAGCGGGAGGTTCTCGAGCAGGCGGCCGCCATCGCGCCTCAGCTATCGGATTGCTACTCCGGCCTGCTTCATTCGTCAGGCAAGATTATCGGTTCGAAGAACGAGGCCCTTCAAGCGGCCGATCAGCGCCTCGCCGAGACGCTGGAGCATTACTTCCATCCTGAATAG
- a CDS encoding Crp/Fnr family transcriptional regulator, with product MIELLKRVPLFTDLSDEQLDIVASITSRREYHPHTTLFQQGEPGDTFCIVMRGTVKIYTSSRQGLQKTLAVFQAGDSFGELALIDGKPRSATAETLEETVLLTVNSESFHLMMRAHYDIAKQIMIQLCNRLRSTNGHVSELTFLDAPSRVVKNIVRIAQHEGKRQGDKIHIPHAFDPDAMAGLAGVHRTVLEQVIRDLEQQRILSLGHLQYTIDVSKLFQSPYMN from the coding sequence ATGATAGAGTTACTGAAAAGGGTTCCATTATTCACAGATCTCAGCGATGAACAGCTCGATATCGTCGCTTCCATCACCTCTCGCCGCGAATATCACCCGCATACGACGCTCTTCCAGCAAGGCGAGCCGGGCGATACATTCTGTATCGTCATGCGGGGGACGGTCAAAATCTATACTTCCAGCCGGCAAGGCCTGCAGAAGACGCTCGCCGTCTTCCAGGCAGGAGACAGCTTCGGCGAGCTGGCCCTCATTGACGGCAAGCCGCGCTCCGCGACGGCCGAGACGCTGGAAGAGACCGTGCTGCTCACTGTCAATTCCGAGAGCTTCCATCTGATGATGCGCGCGCATTACGATATCGCCAAGCAGATTATGATCCAGCTCTGCAACCGTCTGCGCTCGACGAACGGCCATGTCTCGGAGCTGACATTCCTTGACGCGCCAAGCCGGGTCGTCAAGAACATTGTCCGCATCGCCCAGCATGAAGGGAAGCGGCAGGGCGACAAGATCCACATTCCCCATGCATTCGATCCGGACGCGATGGCTGGACTGGCCGGCGTGCACCGCACCGTGCTGGAACAGGTAATCCGTGATTTGGAACAGCAGCGCATTTTGTCGCTGGGCCATTTGCAATACACGATTGACGTGTCTAAGCTGTTCCAGAGCCCGTATATGAACTGA
- the hemB gene encoding porphobilinogen synthase, translating into MAYPTTRLRRLRGTAAIRNMVRETVITPHDLIMPVFVTCGTGIKEEIASMPGVYHFSLDLLDAEIDEIAALGIPAIVLFGVPETKDAVGSSAFEEDGIVQRATRQIKARHPELLVIADTCLCQYTDHGHCGMIHVHEANGVKTGIVDNDESLAYLVRTAVSQAAAGADIIAPSNMMDGFVHAIRAGLDEAGFESVPIMSYSVKYASAFYGPFRDAAHSAPQFGDRKTYQMDPANAREALREAEADVAEGADMLMVKPAMAYMDIIRTLKEQFDLPVVAYNVSGEYSMIKAAARLGWIDEKAVTLELLVGLKRAGADTIITYHAKDAARWLKEAE; encoded by the coding sequence ATGGCATATCCTACAACACGGCTCCGCCGCCTGCGCGGGACGGCGGCCATTCGTAATATGGTGAGAGAGACGGTGATTACCCCGCATGATCTCATCATGCCTGTATTTGTAACCTGCGGCACCGGAATCAAGGAAGAGATTGCATCGATGCCGGGTGTATACCATTTCTCGCTCGATCTCCTCGATGCGGAAATCGATGAGATCGCGGCGCTCGGCATTCCGGCGATCGTGCTTTTCGGCGTGCCGGAGACGAAGGATGCGGTAGGCAGTTCCGCATTTGAAGAGGATGGAATCGTGCAGCGGGCGACGCGCCAGATCAAGGCCCGCCACCCGGAGCTGCTCGTTATCGCGGATACATGCCTGTGCCAATATACGGATCATGGCCATTGCGGCATGATTCATGTGCATGAGGCCAACGGCGTGAAGACCGGAATCGTGGACAATGACGAGTCGCTCGCTTATCTGGTGCGTACGGCGGTGTCCCAAGCCGCGGCGGGCGCGGACATTATCGCGCCCTCCAATATGATGGACGGCTTCGTGCATGCCATTCGGGCCGGCTTGGACGAGGCGGGCTTCGAATCGGTTCCGATTATGTCCTATTCGGTCAAATACGCCTCCGCTTTCTATGGCCCGTTCCGGGATGCGGCTCATTCCGCTCCGCAGTTCGGCGACCGCAAGACGTACCAGATGGATCCGGCCAATGCGCGTGAAGCGCTGCGCGAAGCGGAAGCCGATGTCGCCGAAGGGGCGGACATGCTGATGGTGAAGCCGGCGATGGCCTATATGGATATTATCCGTACGCTGAAGGAACAATTCGATCTGCCGGTCGTCGCGTATAATGTCAGCGGCGAATATTCCATGATCAAGGCGGCTGCCCGCCTGGGCTGGATCGATGAGAAGGCTGTGACGCTGGAACTGCTGGTCGGGTTGAAAAGAGCGGGAGCAGATACGATCATTACTTATCATGCGAAGGACGCGGCCCGCTGGCTGAAGGAAGCGGAGTAA
- a CDS encoding precorrin-2 dehydrogenase/sirohydrochlorin ferrochelatase family protein, with product MEHTDESCPLYPIMLRLTGRRCVVVGGGSVAARKVSSLLASGADVTLVSPRVTPELGRLAYEGRIVHQEREYKPADVEGALLVFAATDRPAVNDQVAEDAHRAGALANVAHHPEGGDFANPGSARNGMIQVAVYAGGASPTLTRRLTAKLAGQVDDGLANLAARLSSARRDTKACIETPERRHELLRRYAGDCWEAYEQGKEAPAWEEWLDRC from the coding sequence ATGGAGCATACGGACGAGTCCTGTCCGCTGTATCCGATAATGCTTCGGCTGACCGGGCGCCGGTGCGTCGTGGTCGGAGGCGGGTCTGTTGCCGCGCGCAAGGTATCATCATTGCTAGCCAGCGGCGCTGATGTCACGTTGGTCAGCCCAAGGGTGACGCCGGAGCTTGGGCGCTTAGCATATGAGGGCCGGATCGTTCATCAGGAACGCGAATACAAGCCGGCCGATGTGGAGGGCGCCCTGCTCGTATTCGCGGCCACAGACCGTCCGGCCGTGAACGATCAGGTGGCTGAGGATGCTCACCGGGCCGGAGCGCTCGCCAATGTGGCGCATCATCCGGAGGGCGGCGACTTCGCCAACCCTGGTTCCGCGCGGAACGGGATGATTCAGGTGGCGGTCTACGCGGGCGGAGCGAGCCCGACGTTGACCCGCCGGCTGACGGCGAAGCTGGCAGGGCAAGTAGATGACGGGCTGGCCAATCTGGCAGCCCGTCTCTCGTCGGCCCGCCGGGATACTAAAGCCTGCATCGAGACGCCGGAGCGCCGGCACGAGCTGCTGCGCCGGTATGCTGGCGACTGCTGGGAGGCCTATGAGCAGGGCAAGGAAGCTCCCGCCTGGGAAGAGTGGCTCGATCGCTGTTGA
- the speD gene encoding adenosylmethionine decarboxylase: MEYSTFGRHVAVDTWGVDFDLLNNAEYLQTQLVEAAEACGATVLSVQSKQFEPQGATVLVMLSESHLSIHTYPERGFAAIDCYTCGETVDPQLAIDYLVSVLKPERTYAKKLIRGLGEMEVVTPDMNVQQFV; the protein is encoded by the coding sequence ATGGAATACTCAACTTTCGGAAGACACGTTGCTGTTGACACATGGGGAGTCGACTTTGATTTGCTGAATAATGCGGAATATTTGCAGACCCAGCTGGTTGAAGCCGCCGAGGCGTGTGGAGCAACCGTCTTGTCCGTTCAATCCAAGCAGTTTGAACCACAAGGGGCAACCGTCCTTGTCATGTTGTCTGAAAGTCATCTTTCTATCCACACATATCCTGAACGTGGATTTGCAGCCATCGATTGTTACACTTGCGGCGAGACCGTCGATCCGCAGTTGGCCATTGATTACCTGGTCTCTGTATTGAAACCGGAACGTACCTACGCCAAGAAGCTGATTCGCGGCCTCGGGGAAATGGAAGTCGTCACACCAGACATGAATGTACAGCAATTCGTATAA
- the cobA gene encoding uroporphyrinogen-III C-methyltransferase, translating to MEQHPRPKGVVYLVGAGPGDAGLITVKGLRCLQEADVVVYDRLAGPRLMQFAKRGARKIYVGKLPDRHAMKQEDINRLLVELALEGHTVTRLKGGDPCVFGRVGEEAALLAEHGLRYEIVPGVTSAVAAPAYAGIPVTHRSRASSFCVVTGHESPDKLDEMIEWDKLTQATGTLLFLMGVAKLRYIAERLMAYGRAPDTPVALVRWGTRAEQATITGTLATIADEVERAGFASPAVIVVGEVVRERERLQWAESRPLFGRRVLVTRARDQASELTRRIEDAGGEPYEYPVIELRMPESPASREALRQALAQPDAYDWLVLTSVNGVRFWFRHLREHGADIRQWAHVRIVSVGPKTTEALQEYGIQPDIAASQFSQEGVWEALRPHAAAGQRVLLARGDLSRSWLRETMEAHGLHADEVDLYETVLPEEDDPELIEMLEQRMIHIVTFTSSSTVTNLMAALRRMGLDDPAQALGVARIACIGEITARTAREAGLHVDVIAASSTIDGLMEAMLELGKMKKTV from the coding sequence ATGGAGCAGCACCCCCGCCCGAAGGGCGTCGTCTATCTGGTCGGCGCCGGGCCCGGAGATGCCGGATTGATTACGGTAAAAGGCCTGCGCTGTCTGCAGGAAGCGGATGTCGTCGTCTATGACCGCTTGGCAGGCCCGCGTCTGATGCAGTTCGCCAAGCGCGGAGCCCGTAAAATTTATGTAGGAAAGCTGCCGGATCGCCATGCGATGAAGCAGGAAGACATTAACCGGCTGCTCGTCGAGTTGGCCTTGGAGGGCCATACGGTAACCCGTCTGAAGGGCGGAGATCCTTGCGTATTTGGACGTGTCGGCGAGGAGGCGGCCTTGCTGGCGGAGCATGGCCTCCGCTATGAGATCGTCCCTGGCGTAACCTCCGCCGTGGCGGCGCCGGCGTATGCCGGAATTCCGGTGACCCACCGGAGTCGAGCGTCGTCCTTCTGTGTCGTTACCGGCCACGAGAGTCCGGATAAGCTGGACGAGATGATCGAGTGGGACAAGCTGACGCAAGCGACAGGGACGCTGCTCTTTCTGATGGGTGTAGCGAAGCTGCGCTATATAGCCGAGCGGCTGATGGCTTACGGACGCGCTCCGGATACGCCGGTGGCGCTCGTCCGCTGGGGAACGCGGGCGGAGCAGGCGACGATAACCGGCACGCTGGCCACGATTGCCGATGAGGTGGAGCGGGCCGGCTTCGCTTCGCCGGCCGTCATCGTCGTTGGCGAGGTCGTGCGGGAGCGGGAGCGTCTGCAGTGGGCGGAGAGCCGCCCGCTGTTCGGCCGGCGCGTGCTGGTGACGCGCGCCCGGGACCAAGCGAGCGAGTTGACGCGCCGGATTGAGGATGCCGGCGGAGAGCCGTATGAGTATCCGGTTATCGAGCTCAGAATGCCGGAATCGCCGGCCTCACGTGAAGCGCTGCGTCAGGCGCTCGCCCAGCCGGACGCGTATGATTGGCTCGTGCTGACGAGCGTCAACGGGGTCCGCTTCTGGTTCCGCCATCTGCGGGAGCACGGGGCGGATATCCGCCAGTGGGCCCATGTGCGCATCGTCTCGGTAGGGCCGAAGACGACGGAGGCGCTGCAGGAATATGGAATCCAACCGGATATTGCTGCGTCCCAGTTCAGCCAGGAGGGCGTCTGGGAAGCGCTGCGCCCACATGCCGCAGCCGGGCAGCGGGTACTGCTCGCGCGCGGAGATTTGTCCCGATCGTGGCTGAGGGAGACGATGGAAGCGCATGGACTGCATGCGGACGAGGTAGATCTGTACGAGACAGTGCTGCCGGAGGAAGACGACCCGGAACTAATCGAGATGCTGGAGCAGCGGATGATTCATATCGTGACGTTCACCAGCTCTTCGACTGTGACCAACCTGATGGCGGCGCTGCGCCGGATGGGGTTAGATGATCCTGCGCAGGCGCTGGGCGTCGCCCGAATCGCCTGCATCGGAGAGATTACGGCGCGGACGGCCCGGGAAGCCGGCCTGCATGTTGACGTAATCGCGGCTTCCTCGACGATCGATGGACTGATGGAGGCCATGTTGGAGTTAGGCAAGATGAAGAAGACAGTATAA
- the hemC gene encoding hydroxymethylbilane synthase, producing the protein MRTIIVGTRQSALALTQTGHVISALEAICARKSLPYRFEIRKIVTKGDRILDVTLSKVGGKGLFVKEIEQALADREIDMAVHSMKDMPWQLQEGLMVGAIPKREDPRDGLIMKAGSSFHDLPQGATVGTSSLRRSCQLQALRPDLKIEPLRGNIDTRLRKLETEGLDAIVLAAAGLHRMGWQDRITSYLSEEECVPAVGQGALGIECREEDVDLRKLLECYHDADTARTVQAERAFLGRLNGGCQVPIGAHAELVGSGGTVRLTGLVGSAEDGTILRETMEGEHPESLGVAVAQRLLDRGADRMLP; encoded by the coding sequence ATGCGTACAATTATCGTTGGAACCCGGCAAAGCGCCTTGGCGCTTACCCAGACCGGCCATGTCATCTCCGCGCTGGAGGCGATCTGCGCGCGGAAGAGCTTGCCCTACCGGTTCGAGATTCGGAAAATCGTAACCAAAGGGGATCGCATCCTGGACGTTACGTTATCGAAGGTCGGCGGCAAGGGATTGTTCGTGAAGGAGATCGAGCAGGCGTTGGCGGATCGCGAGATCGATATGGCGGTCCACAGCATGAAGGACATGCCGTGGCAGCTGCAGGAAGGGCTTATGGTTGGAGCCATTCCGAAGCGGGAGGATCCGCGCGACGGCTTGATTATGAAGGCGGGAAGCTCCTTCCACGATCTGCCGCAGGGCGCAACCGTCGGCACGAGCAGTCTGCGCCGCTCCTGTCAGCTGCAGGCACTGCGGCCTGACTTGAAGATTGAGCCGCTGCGCGGCAATATCGACACCCGCCTGCGCAAGCTGGAGACGGAGGGGCTGGATGCCATTGTACTGGCGGCGGCCGGGCTCCATCGCATGGGATGGCAGGATCGCATCACCTCCTATTTGTCCGAGGAGGAATGCGTGCCCGCGGTAGGGCAAGGCGCCCTCGGCATCGAATGCCGCGAGGAGGATGTAGATCTGCGCAAGCTGCTGGAATGCTATCATGATGCGGATACCGCCCGCACGGTGCAAGCGGAACGGGCTTTTCTCGGGCGGCTCAACGGCGGCTGCCAAGTGCCGATCGGCGCGCATGCAGAGCTCGTCGGGTCCGGAGGAACGGTGCGGCTGACCGGATTGGTCGGTTCTGCCGAAGATGGAACGATATTGAGAGAAACGATGGAAGGGGAACATCCCGAATCGCTCGGTGTTGCGGTCGCTCAGCGGCTGTTGGATCGCGGCGCGGACCGGATGCTGCCTTAA
- a CDS encoding non-ribosomal peptide synthetase module: MARRLATEYVKASLQLTEAQLTRFLQSLALYSVGVKVLENGNQEVVLEDGQGDEITFLFEKQGNRYVCVTSCRLVHPKLTQVMHKLVATFRGEAVVNRIFAGFTMTYYYEDGAVRKIEERKQQESRIIYEHKDTVRDLQKMFQKNGVELRIDSLQKQVNMLLDERNQADSTELVQHIDAHLSRLAHQLFILEA, encoded by the coding sequence ATGGCTCGGCGGTTAGCCACAGAGTATGTGAAAGCCAGTTTGCAGTTGACGGAAGCTCAGTTGACCCGATTTTTACAGTCGCTTGCCCTGTATTCCGTTGGGGTAAAAGTATTGGAGAACGGCAATCAAGAGGTAGTTCTTGAGGACGGCCAGGGTGATGAGATTACCTTCCTGTTCGAGAAGCAAGGCAATCGGTATGTCTGTGTAACGTCTTGCCGCTTGGTTCATCCGAAATTGACGCAAGTGATGCATAAGCTTGTGGCGACATTCCGTGGCGAAGCGGTAGTCAATCGCATCTTTGCCGGATTTACGATGACTTATTATTATGAAGACGGTGCAGTACGCAAGATTGAAGAACGGAAGCAGCAAGAGTCGCGTATCATTTACGAGCATAAGGATACCGTGCGCGACCTGCAGAAGATGTTCCAGAAGAACGGCGTGGAGCTTCGCATCGATTCCTTGCAGAAGCAGGTGAATATGTTGTTGGATGAGCGGAATCAGGCGGATTCCACCGAATTGGTCCAACACATCGACGCGCATTTAAGCCGTCTCGCACATCAATTGTTCATACTTGAAGCATAG
- a CDS encoding cytochrome C assembly family protein translates to MLTNSWIYDAIIYTYALSLLFYFSDTVGRNRRAKRMGTGLLVFVWVLQTIFLVVRIIRHQDVPIISSFEFMFLFSWLLVTASLAINRFFSIEYVVFFVNLVGFALLIINMLNDPTSSSVMVEWEMMHNLLVFHIALAACGFASLTVGAIFSGMYVFLHHRLKRKQWSEAVRRLPSLERMERMSYFAVIVGIPFFLLSLAVAIGVVLLGNRIELLTDFKIWFTLIALALYFSYFWIRSRAVLTGFRLALWNVGCYAFMVLNFSLNSLSAFHR, encoded by the coding sequence ATGTTGACGAATAGCTGGATTTACGATGCGATTATTTACACATATGCCCTGAGCCTTCTGTTTTATTTTTCCGATACCGTGGGGAGGAATCGGAGAGCGAAGCGGATGGGCACAGGGCTTCTTGTTTTTGTATGGGTGCTGCAGACGATATTTCTTGTCGTGCGCATTATCCGCCATCAGGATGTCCCAATCATCAGCAGCTTTGAGTTCATGTTTCTGTTCTCTTGGCTGCTCGTGACGGCGTCCTTGGCGATCAACCGTTTTTTTTCTATCGAGTATGTCGTATTTTTTGTCAATCTGGTCGGGTTTGCGCTGCTGATTATCAATATGCTGAATGATCCGACGTCTTCTTCTGTCATGGTGGAGTGGGAGATGATGCACAATTTGCTTGTCTTTCACATTGCGCTTGCCGCCTGCGGGTTCGCGTCTTTGACCGTGGGCGCGATCTTTTCGGGGATGTACGTCTTTTTGCACCATCGCCTCAAGAGAAAGCAATGGTCGGAAGCGGTGCGGCGCTTGCCTAGCCTGGAGCGGATGGAACGAATGTCTTATTTTGCCGTCATCGTTGGGATACCGTTTTTCCTGCTCTCCTTGGCAGTCGCCATCGGCGTTGTCTTGCTGGGCAACCGGATCGAGCTTTTGACCGATTTCAAGATTTGGTTTACTTTGATCGCCCTTGCTCTTTATTTTTCCTATTTTTGGATAAGATCCCGTGCCGTGCTGACAGGATTTCGGCTCGCCTTGTGGAATGTAGGATGTTATGCATTTATGGTGTTGAATTTCAGCTTGAATTCCTTATCCGCATTTCACCGCTAG